Below is a window of Rodentibacter sp. JRC1 DNA.
CCATACGCTGCGCTGATTTCGGACCTACACCCGGTAAACAACGGAGATTTTCAATAAGATGTTCTAAAAGTGGACTGCTTTGCATAATGAAAACGATGGGGAAAATATGAAATGAACAGTGTGTGAATGCTACCACTCACACATCCTATAAATTAAAACGGAAACTTCATTCCGGGAGGCAACGGCATACCGGCGGTTACTGATGCCATTTTTTCCTTTTGTAATTCTTCAGCACGGCGTACGGCATCATTAAATGCAGCGGCAATTAAATCTTCCAACATTTCTTTATCGTCTTCCATTAAAGAGGGATCAATGTCGATACGGCGACAGTTGTGCGCCCCATTAATCGTAACTTTTACCAACCCCGCTCCCGATTCACCGGTTACTTCAAGTTGTGCGATTTCTTCCTGCATTTTTTGCATTTTTTCTTGCATTTGTTGCGCTTGTTTCATCAAGCCGCCCAAACCGCCTTTTCCAAACATAATATTATCCTTATCAAGTCAAAAAATCGGGTGCATTCTAGCGAAAAAATTTGCCTTTGGAAACAGAGAAATTTATTATTCGCCCTTTTGAACAAAACCGCAAAACGACTTATTTTATGGAAACACGCTACTACATCATCTTCGCCTCCGTGATTATCGGCTTGCAATTATTCATCTTTATTTTTAACCGCACTTTGTATTGGTTATTCGCAGAAAAAATATCTTCACGCAACAAAAAATACTTAGCATTACTCACCTTTGGTATCCCTAATCTCCTTTGGTTGGTTCAAGCGTTACAACTTTTCGCAACGGCACGTGTAATCGCCTTTGTTTTAGCTTTATTGCTATTTTCCGCTTTTATAAGTTTTGGAATTGCAACTATCCATTTTTTCTTTAGAAGAACCAAATTCATTGCCCAAATTGACCGCACTTTACGCCTCGCCTATCCTTTTTTATTATCGGGGTTAATTGGCTTAAGCGTTTATAACGCCTACACACCGAAGGTAACGCATTACGATATTACTTTTAATAAGCCGATGAAATCCCTACGCATCGGCGTGGCAAGTGATCTGCATTTGGGTAAATTCTTTGGTGGAAAAGAGCTGGATAAACTTGCACAAATTATGAATGAACAAAAAGTCGATCTGATTTTACTCCCCGGCGATATTATGGATGATAACGTCAATGCCTATTTAGCGGAAAATATGCGCCCTCACTTAGAAAAATTGCGTGCGCCTCTCGGTGTTTACGCAACACTGGGAAACCACGATTTCTTTGGCTATCAAAATGAAATCACAGAAGAAATTCACAGAGCGGGAATTTTTGTTCTCAAAGATCAAATCGCTACCATCAATAATGAGCTTGTTCTAATCGGTCGAAATGATGATTTGGATAAATCCCGTCCGACTACGGCGGAATTATTAAAACAGGCTGATTTGAATTTACCGATTATCGTATTGGATCATCGTCCGTCAGAAGTCGAAATTCATTCGTCATTGCCTTTTGATTTGCAAGTTTCAGGGCATACCCATAAAGGGCAAATTTTTCCTGCTAATTTTATTACCGCCTTAACTTATCGAATTGATTACGGTTTGGAAAAAATCGGCAATCCGTATTTTATGGTAACTTCCGGCTACGGATTTTGGGGAATCCCAATGCGCTTAGGCTCACAATCCGAAATAGTAATTATTGATGTGAAAGGAAATCAATAAAAAAGTGCGGTTAAAAATGGGGATGTTTTTATCCCCATTTTATCATCTAGTAAAATTCAACACCTTCAATAGAACGGGTAACACGCGTGCCGGCTTCACCTTTTACGATACGTTCAATATCGTTTAATGAGCCGATAACGGCATCTTTACCGGTGGCGTTCACAAAATTGATAACCGCTTTCACTTTCGGAGCCATTGAACCCGGAGCAAATTCGCAGGCTAGGGCTTCTAACGCCGCCGGATTCGCTTTTGCAATTCGTTTTTGATCCGGTTTGTTGAAGTTTACACAGGCTGCCGGTACGTCTGTTGCAATAATAAACAAATCCGCCTCCAATTCTTGAGAAATCACCGCAGTGCATAAATCTTTATCTACCACAGCCTCAACGCCTTGCAATTCACCTTGAGCGTTGTAATAGCTAGGAATGCCACCGCCGCCGCCACAAACTACAATATTGCCGTTCATTAATAAGGCTTTCACCGAATCAATCCCTGTTACGCCTTTTGGTAACGGGCTTGATACGGCACGGCGATAATATTGCCCGTCTTGCATAACCGTCCAACCTTTTTCGGCAGCCAGTTTTTCCGCTTCTTCTTTAGCATAAACCTGACCGATCGGTTTACTTGGTTTTTCAAATGCAGGATCACTAGGATCAACAATCACTTGGTTTAATACGGTGATGGTCGGCGTTTTCGGCACTAAATTAGTGAGTTCTTGTTGCAACATGTAACCTATCATTCCAACTGTTTGTGAAACCAACACATCTAAAGGATAAGGCTCGATATTAGGATCTTGCACATAATAAGCCGCGTGTTGTAATGCCAATAACCCCACTTGCGGTCCGTTTCCGTGTGAAATGACTAATTCATTCTCCTGCTTAATCTTTGCCAACTGTTCCGCTGCAATACGAATATTTGCAGATTGGTTTTGAGCCGTCATTGGCTCTCCTCTTTTTAACAAGGCGTTTCCGCCAAGAGCTACCACAATTCTCATTTTCGTTCCTCTTATTTCCGACAAAAAAATAGCACCGCAATATTGGCGATGCTATCCTTAACTACCTATGCAAGACTTGCGACCATCACAGCCTTAATCGTATGCATTCTATTTTCGGCTTGTTCGAATGCAACATTGGCAGGTGATTCAAACACCTCTTCCGTTACCTCAATACCATTGGCGAGTTGCGGATATTTTTCAGCAATTTCTTTACCCACTTTCGTCTCGGTGTTGTGAAACGCCGGTAAGCAGTGCATAAACTTCACTTTTGGGTTACCGGTACGTTTCATCAATTCCGATGTTACTTGATAAGGCATTAACAACTCAATACGATCCGCCCACGTTTCTAAAGGTTCTCCCATTGATACCCATACATCCGTATGAACAAAATCAACACCTTTTACTGCCGTGTCAATATCTTCCGTAACAGTGAGACGTGCACCGGATTGTTCAGCAAACGCTTGACACATTTTCACCAATGAATCTTCCGGTAACAGTGCCTTCGGTGCGCAAATACGCACGTCCATTCCCAATTTTGCACCGATTAACAATAACGAATTCCCCATATTGTTACGTGCATCACCAATATACACGTAGCTGATTTGACTTAACGGTTTTTCACAATTTTCAATCATTGTGAGCACATCAGCCAGCATCTGGGTTGGGTGAAATTCGTCGGTTAAACCGTTAAATACCGGTACACCTGCATATTGTGCCAGTTCATTGACGATAGATTGTTTAAAACCGCGGTATTCAATGGCATCATACATTCTGCCAAGAACACGCGCGGTATCTTTCATCGATTCTTTATGCCCGATTTGGGAAGAAACCGGATCAATATAGGTAACATGTGCACCTTGATCATAAGCGGCAACTTCAAAAGCACATCGGGTACGGGTTGACGTTTTCTCAAAAATAAGGGCAATGTTTTTACCGGTCAGACGAGGCTGTTCTGTTCCTGCATATTTTGCTCTTTTCAAATCTCTAGCAAGATCCAATAAAAAACGAATTTCACGTTCGGTATGATTGACTAAACTGAGTAAATGTCTATTTTTAAGATTAAACGCCATGCTTGCTCCTTACTGTGTTGCATAAATATGCAAATATTCTAGCAAAGTATTCAATTGCATTCAATCCGGTGAAGAAAGAAATTTTGATAAGAAAAAGTGCGGTCAAAAAATTCATTATTATGTAGCAGTTGCACAAATATTGTTAAATAACGATTTTGTAGAGCGGATAAATTTTGCCCATCAATTCAAAAAAGGAGTTTCAATGGTGGGCAACAACGACATAATGGTGAAAAAATTAAAAGAAGTTCACGATGTCTCACCGCAGCAAATCTATTGGCACGGACGAACAATTGCAGGAACAGCATTAAAAAGCAAAATAATTTTAATGTGAGAAGAGAATTAGGACGCCAATTATGACGCCTATTATTACTATTATTAAGAACAAACCACTTTCACCGCCAAACCGCCTTGCGAGGTTTCACGATATTTCGCATTCATATCTTTGCCGGTTTCATACATGGTTTCAATAACTTTGTCGAGAGTAACACGAGGGTTAGTGGTTCGGCGCAATGCCATACGTGAAGCATTAATGGCTTTTACCGAAGCAATGGCATTACGCTCAATACAAGGCACTTGCACTTGTCCGCCTACAGGATCACAGGTTAATCCAAGATTATGTTCCATCGCAATTTCGGCAGCGATACACACTTGCATTGGGTTACCACCGAGAATTTCCGCCAACCCTGCCGCTGCCATTGAACAGGCTACACCGACCTCTCCCTGACAACCAACTTCCGCACCGGAAATAGAGGCATTCATTTTATAAAGCGATCCAATCATACCTGCCGCCAACAAATACCGTTCAACGATTTCCTGTGTTAAAGGAGAAATAAATTTGTCGTAATAAGAAAGCACGGCAGGAATAATACCACACGCCCCGTTAGTCGGCGCGGTAACGACACGCCCACCGGCTGCATTTTCTTCATTGACGGCAAGTGCGTACATATTCACCCAATCAATCACTTTCATCGGATCATTTGACAAATTCGTATTGGCTTGCAACATTCGATACAAAGAAGCGGCACGACGTGATACACGCAAAGGTCCCGGTAAAATTCCTTCTGTGTGCAAACCATGATCGATACAATCTTGCATCGTTTTCCACACGTTCTCTAAATGAGCCTTAACCGCTTCTTTACCATGCAGAGCAATCTCATTTTCAAGCATTACGGTGGAAAGCATTAGCCCGTTTTCACTACAATGGTGCAAAATATCTTCCGCATTTTTATAAGGATAAGGCACTTCAATGTTAAGCTTTTCCTCTTCCCCAAAATGTGCTTCATCAACAATAAAGCCACCACCGATAGAATAATAAGTTTGGCGATAAAGCTCCGTGCGGTTTACATCTAATGCGGTGACGGTCATACCATTTTCATGTAACTTCAAAAAAGTGCGGTGGAAAATAAGATTGTTTTCAAAATTAAATTTCACCGTTTTTCTACCTTGATCAATAGCCAGTTCTGCGGTTTCCTTCACTTTTTCGATAAAACCCGGAATCAGATCAATATCCACGTTATGAGGCAAATACCCTGCTAATCCCATAATGATGGCGATATCCGTATTATGTCCTCTCCCTGTCATAGAAAGCGAACCGTATACATCTACATGAATTTCGGCAACCTGTTCAAACTGACCTCGCTCGATCAGATCATCCACAAATTGTTTGCCGGCTTTCATCGGCCCAACAGTATGGGAACTGGAAGGCCCGATTCCCACTTTAAACATATCAAATACGCTAATCATATATTTCTCTCAATAGGCTAAATTAAAAACCGCCTATAATAATCCATATATTACTGCAGAGATAGCGATTAAT
It encodes the following:
- a CDS encoding YbaB/EbfC family nucleoid-associated protein; protein product: MFGKGGLGGLMKQAQQMQEKMQKMQEEIAQLEVTGESGAGLVKVTINGAHNCRRIDIDPSLMEDDKEMLEDLIAAAFNDAVRRAEELQKEKMASVTAGMPLPPGMKFPF
- a CDS encoding metallophosphoesterase — its product is METRYYIIFASVIIGLQLFIFIFNRTLYWLFAEKISSRNKKYLALLTFGIPNLLWLVQALQLFATARVIAFVLALLLFSAFISFGIATIHFFFRRTKFIAQIDRTLRLAYPFLLSGLIGLSVYNAYTPKVTHYDITFNKPMKSLRIGVASDLHLGKFFGGKELDKLAQIMNEQKVDLILLPGDIMDDNVNAYLAENMRPHLEKLRAPLGVYATLGNHDFFGYQNEITEEIHRAGIFVLKDQIATINNELVLIGRNDDLDKSRPTTAELLKQADLNLPIIVLDHRPSEVEIHSSLPFDLQVSGHTHKGQIFPANFITALTYRIDYGLEKIGNPYFMVTSGYGFWGIPMRLGSQSEIVIIDVKGNQ
- the arcC gene encoding carbamate kinase, with the protein product MRIVVALGGNALLKRGEPMTAQNQSANIRIAAEQLAKIKQENELVISHGNGPQVGLLALQHAAYYVQDPNIEPYPLDVLVSQTVGMIGYMLQQELTNLVPKTPTITVLNQVIVDPSDPAFEKPSKPIGQVYAKEEAEKLAAEKGWTVMQDGQYYRRAVSSPLPKGVTGIDSVKALLMNGNIVVCGGGGGIPSYYNAQGELQGVEAVVDKDLCTAVISQELEADLFIIATDVPAACVNFNKPDQKRIAKANPAALEALACEFAPGSMAPKVKAVINFVNATGKDAVIGSLNDIERIVKGEAGTRVTRSIEGVEFY
- a CDS encoding ornithine carbamoyltransferase, whose amino-acid sequence is MAFNLKNRHLLSLVNHTEREIRFLLDLARDLKRAKYAGTEQPRLTGKNIALIFEKTSTRTRCAFEVAAYDQGAHVTYIDPVSSQIGHKESMKDTARVLGRMYDAIEYRGFKQSIVNELAQYAGVPVFNGLTDEFHPTQMLADVLTMIENCEKPLSQISYVYIGDARNNMGNSLLLIGAKLGMDVRICAPKALLPEDSLVKMCQAFAEQSGARLTVTEDIDTAVKGVDFVHTDVWVSMGEPLETWADRIELLMPYQVTSELMKRTGNPKVKFMHCLPAFHNTETKVGKEIAEKYPQLANGIEVTEEVFESPANVAFEQAENRMHTIKAVMVASLA
- a CDS encoding L-serine ammonia-lyase gives rise to the protein MISVFDMFKVGIGPSSSHTVGPMKAGKQFVDDLIERGQFEQVAEIHVDVYGSLSMTGRGHNTDIAIIMGLAGYLPHNVDIDLIPGFIEKVKETAELAIDQGRKTVKFNFENNLIFHRTFLKLHENGMTVTALDVNRTELYRQTYYSIGGGFIVDEAHFGEEEKLNIEVPYPYKNAEDILHHCSENGLMLSTVMLENEIALHGKEAVKAHLENVWKTMQDCIDHGLHTEGILPGPLRVSRRAASLYRMLQANTNLSNDPMKVIDWVNMYALAVNEENAAGGRVVTAPTNGACGIIPAVLSYYDKFISPLTQEIVERYLLAAGMIGSLYKMNASISGAEVGCQGEVGVACSMAAAGLAEILGGNPMQVCIAAEIAMEHNLGLTCDPVGGQVQVPCIERNAIASVKAINASRMALRRTTNPRVTLDKVIETMYETGKDMNAKYRETSQGGLAVKVVCS